One Pseudomonadota bacterium DNA segment encodes these proteins:
- a CDS encoding PQQ-binding-like beta-propeller repeat protein: MTRRPSDRVVSLSVSVAALAAASGIQIERGRRAHEPESPGLTVEHGPAAMVDRKAPAVARDGPAQHALRCSATGCSIAPGRGPCRKPIEPVLRWRFETGGPVTASPALSPDGGSVYVGSHDGYLYALDRHGKRRWSRFLGGKVYSGALVGKNGHVFVGSDARALWSFSATGELRWRFRTAGEADTTPAQAPDGTLYFAAGASLYALGAQGRELWRLRVPAKIYSSPALGPDGTIYTGSQDDHLYAVDRAGRVRWRYRTRGDVDAAPLVGQHGNVYVGSDDDRLYALSADGRLRWAANLGGHVRARPALDAHGGVIASSFGPRATILSLDARLGRVRWHHRLPLAYSTEAGSRSGAVVGVRGSIYVGAHDHKLYAFDPHGRLRWTYRTAGRIDSTPTLGPDNALYFGTRGGAVYALTDSALRCEQASANERPPSP, translated from the coding sequence GTGACCCGGCGTCCAAGCGACCGCGTGGTGAGCCTGTCCGTGAGCGTTGCGGCGCTCGCGGCTGCGTCGGGAATCCAGATCGAGCGCGGCCGCAGGGCGCACGAGCCCGAGTCTCCCGGGCTGACCGTGGAGCATGGACCTGCTGCCATGGTGGACCGGAAAGCGCCCGCGGTGGCTCGCGACGGTCCGGCACAGCACGCGCTTCGCTGCAGTGCGACGGGCTGCTCGATCGCGCCCGGGCGCGGCCCTTGCCGAAAACCCATCGAGCCCGTGCTTCGCTGGCGCTTCGAGACGGGCGGCCCCGTCACCGCCAGCCCGGCACTGTCCCCGGATGGCGGGTCCGTGTACGTCGGATCGCACGATGGTTACCTGTACGCTCTCGACCGGCATGGGAAGCGGCGCTGGAGCCGGTTTCTCGGTGGCAAGGTCTACTCGGGGGCTCTGGTGGGCAAGAACGGGCACGTGTTCGTGGGCTCGGACGCTCGTGCCCTGTGGTCCTTCAGCGCGACCGGCGAGCTGCGCTGGCGATTCCGGACAGCCGGGGAGGCTGACACCACCCCGGCCCAGGCGCCCGACGGGACACTGTACTTCGCGGCAGGCGCCAGCCTGTACGCGCTCGGCGCCCAGGGTCGCGAGCTGTGGCGCTTGCGCGTGCCGGCAAAGATCTACTCGAGCCCAGCGCTGGGGCCCGACGGAACCATCTACACGGGCAGCCAGGACGATCACCTGTACGCCGTGGACCGCGCAGGTCGCGTACGCTGGCGCTACCGCACCCGCGGCGACGTGGACGCAGCGCCCCTGGTCGGGCAGCACGGTAACGTCTACGTTGGATCGGATGACGATCGGCTGTATGCGCTGTCAGCGGACGGGCGCCTGCGCTGGGCCGCGAACCTGGGCGGCCACGTGAGAGCCCGGCCTGCCCTGGACGCTCACGGTGGTGTGATCGCGAGCAGCTTCGGTCCCAGAGCCACGATCCTGAGCCTGGACGCCAGGCTGGGGCGCGTACGCTGGCACCATCGACTACCGCTCGCGTACTCCACCGAGGCGGGCAGCCGTTCTGGGGCCGTGGTCGGCGTGCGGGGAAGCATCTACGTGGGCGCGCACGATCACAAGCTATACGCGTTCGACCCGCACGGACGGCTGCGCTGGACATATCGCACCGCAGGCAGGATCGACTCGACCCCGACCCTGGGGCCGGACAACGCCCTGTACTTCGGGACCCGAGGCGGCGCGGTGTACGCTCTCACGGATTCGGCGCTCCGATGCGAGCAGGCGTCAGCAAACGAACGCCCGCCAAGCCCTTGA
- a CDS encoding RidA family protein, with amino-acid sequence MERRRQIVARQAPEAVGPYSHAIRTQELVFSSGQIPLDPATGTLVDGGIVEQTHQVMKNLLAVLEAAGCTLGQVLKTTIYLTNMDDFRAVNEVYGSYFEGLVPPARSTVAVAALPLGARVEIDAIAQL; translated from the coding sequence ATGGAACGTCGTCGGCAGATCGTTGCTAGACAGGCACCCGAGGCTGTGGGTCCCTACTCGCACGCCATCCGAACCCAGGAGCTGGTGTTCTCGTCTGGTCAGATTCCACTCGATCCGGCGACGGGCACCCTTGTCGATGGCGGCATCGTGGAGCAGACGCACCAGGTCATGAAAAACCTGCTGGCCGTGCTCGAGGCGGCCGGCTGCACCCTCGGGCAGGTGCTCAAGACGACGATCTACCTCACGAACATGGACGACTTCCGGGCCGTGAACGAGGTGTACGGCAGTTACTTCGAGGGGTTGGTGCCACCAGCGCGCTCCACCGTGGCGGTGGCGGCGCTGCCCTTGGGAGCACGGGTGGAGATCGACGCGATCGCTCAGCTCTAG